In Bacillus sp. Cs-700, one genomic interval encodes:
- the pruA gene encoding L-glutamate gamma-semialdehyde dehydrogenase — MVVPYKHEPFTDFTVKENKKAFEEALKLVKEELGKDHDLLINGERVSTEDKIVSINPANKEQIVGRVSKATKEHAERAIQSADEAFEGWRKWSARSRAELLFRAASIVRRRKHEFSAYLVYEAGKPWKEADADTAEAIDFMEYYARQMIELGEGKAIESRPGEQNRYVYTPSGVALVIPPWNFAFAIMAGTTVAPLVTGNTVLLKPASATPVVAAKFVEVLEEAGLPKGVLNFVPGSGAEVGDYLVDHPKTSIITFTGSREVGTRIYERAAKVQPGQQHLKRVIVEMGGKDTIVVDKDSDLELAAQAIVVSAFGFSGQKCSAGSRAVILKEVYDQVRDRVVELTNELTLGETTGPDVYMGPVIDQASFDKIMSYIEIGKEEGRLVAGGEGDDSKGFFIKPTVFADLAPKSRMQQEEIFGPVVCLTKADNFDEAIEIANNTEYGLTGAVITNNRAHIEQAKMDFHVGNLYFNRNCTGAIVGYHPFGGFKMSGTDSKAGGPDYLGLHMQAKTVSEMF; from the coding sequence ATGGTAGTACCATACAAACACGAACCGTTTACTGATTTCACTGTTAAGGAAAATAAGAAGGCTTTCGAAGAAGCACTGAAACTAGTAAAAGAAGAGCTCGGAAAAGATCACGATCTTCTTATCAATGGTGAACGTGTCAGTACGGAAGATAAAATTGTTTCCATTAACCCTGCGAACAAAGAGCAAATCGTTGGCCGCGTATCGAAGGCAACGAAAGAGCATGCGGAACGCGCGATTCAGTCTGCAGATGAAGCGTTTGAAGGCTGGAGAAAATGGTCGGCTCGCTCTCGTGCTGAACTTCTGTTCCGAGCTGCTTCAATTGTTCGTCGCCGTAAGCATGAATTCTCTGCTTATCTTGTCTACGAAGCAGGTAAGCCATGGAAAGAAGCGGATGCAGATACAGCTGAAGCAATCGACTTCATGGAATACTATGCGCGTCAAATGATCGAGCTAGGGGAAGGCAAAGCGATTGAAAGCCGCCCTGGTGAGCAAAACCGTTACGTTTACACGCCAAGTGGTGTTGCACTCGTTATTCCACCATGGAACTTTGCATTTGCGATTATGGCAGGTACGACGGTAGCTCCTCTTGTAACAGGAAACACAGTTCTCCTTAAGCCAGCAAGTGCAACTCCGGTTGTTGCAGCGAAGTTTGTTGAAGTACTTGAAGAAGCTGGTCTTCCTAAAGGCGTATTGAACTTTGTGCCAGGTAGCGGAGCTGAAGTAGGGGATTATCTAGTTGATCATCCGAAAACATCGATCATCACATTCACAGGTTCACGTGAAGTCGGTACACGTATTTATGAGAGAGCTGCGAAAGTACAGCCAGGTCAACAACACCTCAAGCGAGTGATCGTTGAAATGGGTGGTAAAGATACGATCGTTGTGGATAAAGATTCAGATCTAGAACTTGCTGCACAGGCGATCGTTGTCTCAGCATTCGGTTTCTCAGGTCAGAAATGTTCTGCAGGCTCACGTGCGGTCATTTTGAAAGAGGTATACGATCAGGTTCGTGATCGCGTTGTTGAATTAACAAATGAACTTACACTAGGCGAAACGACAGGTCCAGATGTGTACATGGGACCAGTTATTGATCAGGCATCATTTGATAAAATCATGAGCTACATTGAAATCGGGAAAGAAGAAGGACGTCTCGTTGCTGGTGGAGAAGGCGATGATTCGAAAGGGTTCTTTATCAAGCCAACCGTGTTTGCAGACCTTGCTCCGAAATCACGCATGCAGCAAGAAGAAATTTTCGGGCCAGTTGTTTGCTTAACGAAAGCAGATAACTTTGATGAAGCGATTGAGATTGCGAACAATACGGAGTACGGTTTAACGGGTGCGGTGATCACGAATAACCGTGCACACATTGAGCAAGCGAAAATGGACTTCCACGTAGGTAACCTATATTTCAACCGTAACTGTACAGGAGCAATTGTTGGATACCACCCATTCGGCGGGTTTAAAATGTCCGGTACAGATTCAAAAGCAGGTGGACCAGATTACCTTGGCCTTCACATGCAGGCAAAAACAGTTTCTGAAATGTTTTAA